One window from the genome of Aeromonas sp. FDAARGOS 1405 encodes:
- a CDS encoding MetQ/NlpA family ABC transporter substrate-binding protein, whose amino-acid sequence MLRGTFRFCSVLLLASSQAGIVLAADPAKQEIVIGTTVGDFADMVTDSIKPQLEAKGYKVKLVEFTDYVSPNIALADGSLDVNCFQHKPYLESFAKDRGLSLAPITQVPTGPMGLYSGKLVALDKVKEGSTVAIPNDPTNQARALLMLQDLGWLTLKEGINPLKASEFDVVRNPHNLKLVLLEAAQLPRAREDVDFAVINGNFAASSGIPFTEGLFLERSYDFINWVVVKSADADKPFAKDVAAAYNSAAFKDYAIKRFVGYKYPQGWGG is encoded by the coding sequence ATGTTGCGTGGTACCTTCCGCTTTTGTTCCGTATTGTTGCTGGCAAGCAGTCAGGCCGGCATCGTCCTGGCAGCCGATCCGGCCAAACAGGAGATTGTGATTGGCACTACCGTGGGGGATTTTGCCGACATGGTGACCGACTCCATCAAGCCACAGCTGGAGGCCAAGGGGTACAAGGTCAAGCTGGTGGAGTTTACCGACTATGTCTCCCCCAATATTGCGTTGGCCGACGGGTCGCTGGATGTGAATTGTTTCCAGCACAAACCCTATCTTGAAAGCTTTGCCAAGGATCGGGGGTTGTCGCTGGCACCTATTACCCAGGTGCCAACAGGCCCGATGGGGCTCTATTCCGGCAAGCTGGTCGCTCTCGACAAGGTGAAAGAGGGGAGTACAGTGGCCATCCCCAACGATCCCACCAATCAGGCGCGGGCGCTGTTGATGCTGCAGGATCTCGGCTGGCTTACTCTCAAGGAGGGGATCAATCCGCTCAAGGCGAGCGAATTTGATGTAGTGCGCAACCCGCACAACCTCAAGCTGGTACTGCTTGAAGCTGCACAACTACCTCGCGCTCGGGAGGATGTGGATTTTGCGGTGATAAACGGCAATTTCGCCGCCTCCAGCGGTATCCCGTTCACTGAAGGTCTCTTCCTGGAGCGTAGCTACGACTTTATCAACTGGGTGGTGGTAAAAAGTGCCGATGCGGACAAGCCCTTTGCCAAAGATGTGGCTGCAGCCTACAACTCGGCGGCCTTCAAGGACTATGCGATAAAGCGTTTCGTCGGCTACAAGTACCCGCAAGGGTGGGGGGGCTAA
- a CDS encoding S8 family serine peptidase, which yields MKQTSLALTVTALLSTLPVALVQASESCVPLSGKESGLDTGRSSTERCLPGINPLQAQQWYLLNSGQDGFSARAGIAGNDLNLWWAHRTGVLGQGINIAVVDDGLAIGHPDLADNVRPGSKNVVTGSDDPTPTNPDTAHGTSVAGIIAAVDNTIGTKGIAPRAQLQGFNLLDDESEQLQQDWLYALGDSEASRDNRVFNQSYGMSLVDPRPANDLDQVQLDRLFEQQTLKRQGAAYIKAAGNGFNRIAAGGYVLNRTGSGPKLPFENSNIDPSNSNFWNLVVSALNADGVRSSYSSVGSNVFLSATGGEYGTDSPAMVTTDLPGCDMGYNRTDDPSSNRLHGDLQLDASCDYNGVMNGTSSATPSTAGAMALLMSAYPDLSVRDQRDLLARSATRVDAAHPPVMVSYTSSTGKRREVKGLEGWERNAAGMWFSPTYGFGLIDVNKALALAATHQPLPPLVQLPWLKVKPVDRASSAIADVGNSPTSSTATVATPLTVEAVQVTVSLDHQRLPDLLIELVSPAGTRSILLNPLNSLVGQSLDLQKLGYVRTKGLRDMRLLSHKFYGEPAQGTWRLEVTDVANGTRQVSLLNRETRERTTLTERNNRQPGKLIEWSLRILGHDANHS from the coding sequence ATGAAGCAAACATCGTTAGCGCTGACGGTCACAGCGCTGCTGTCGACACTGCCAGTTGCACTCGTTCAGGCAAGTGAAAGTTGTGTCCCGCTCAGCGGTAAGGAGAGCGGGTTGGATACTGGCCGCAGCAGCACGGAACGCTGCCTGCCCGGCATCAACCCGCTGCAGGCTCAGCAGTGGTATCTGCTCAACAGCGGCCAGGATGGCTTCAGTGCCAGGGCTGGAATCGCAGGCAATGACCTCAACCTCTGGTGGGCACACCGTACCGGCGTGCTGGGACAGGGTATAAATATCGCGGTAGTGGATGATGGCTTGGCCATCGGCCACCCGGATTTGGCGGACAACGTGCGTCCGGGTTCAAAAAATGTGGTAACCGGCAGCGATGACCCGACCCCGACCAATCCGGATACCGCCCATGGCACCTCGGTGGCGGGCATTATCGCCGCGGTGGACAACACCATAGGCACCAAGGGGATCGCCCCCCGCGCCCAGTTGCAGGGATTCAATCTGCTTGATGACGAGAGTGAACAGCTGCAGCAGGATTGGCTCTACGCCCTTGGCGACAGCGAGGCCAGCCGCGACAATCGGGTCTTCAACCAGAGCTACGGCATGAGCCTGGTGGATCCCCGTCCGGCCAACGATCTCGATCAGGTGCAACTCGATCGTCTGTTCGAACAACAGACCCTCAAGCGGCAAGGGGCGGCCTATATCAAGGCTGCCGGCAACGGCTTCAACAGAATAGCGGCAGGTGGCTATGTGCTGAACCGCACCGGCAGCGGCCCCAAATTGCCGTTTGAAAACAGCAATATCGACCCCTCGAACAGTAACTTCTGGAACCTGGTGGTAAGTGCGCTCAACGCAGATGGTGTCAGATCCTCCTACTCCAGCGTCGGCAGCAACGTCTTCCTGAGCGCCACCGGTGGCGAATATGGCACCGACTCCCCCGCCATGGTCACCACGGATCTACCCGGTTGCGACATGGGCTACAACCGTACCGATGATCCCAGTAGCAACCGGCTGCACGGCGACCTGCAACTGGATGCCAGCTGTGACTACAACGGTGTGATGAACGGCACCTCTTCGGCGACCCCGAGCACCGCTGGCGCCATGGCGCTGCTAATGTCTGCCTATCCCGATCTGTCGGTGCGGGACCAACGGGATCTGCTGGCACGCAGTGCTACCCGGGTTGATGCTGCGCACCCTCCGGTCATGGTGAGCTACACCAGCAGCACCGGAAAACGCCGTGAGGTCAAGGGACTGGAAGGGTGGGAGCGGAATGCCGCCGGCATGTGGTTCAGTCCCACCTATGGCTTTGGCCTGATCGATGTCAACAAGGCTCTCGCGCTGGCGGCCACTCACCAGCCACTGCCGCCACTGGTTCAGTTGCCATGGCTGAAGGTCAAACCGGTGGATCGCGCCTCCTCTGCCATTGCCGATGTGGGCAATAGCCCGACCAGTTCGACCGCCACAGTCGCAACCCCGCTGACCGTCGAAGCGGTACAGGTCACGGTCAGCCTGGATCACCAGCGTCTGCCCGATCTGCTGATCGAACTGGTTTCCCCCGCCGGTACCCGCAGCATACTGCTGAACCCGCTCAACAGCCTGGTTGGCCAGTCGCTCGATCTGCAAAAGCTGGGTTATGTGCGTACCAAGGGCTTGCGTGACATGCGCCTGCTCTCCCACAAGTTTTATGGTGAACCGGCGCAAGGCACATGGCGACTGGAGGTAACCGACGTTGCCAACGGTACCCGTCAGGTCTCTCTGCTCAATCGCGAGACCCGTGAGCGCACCACCCTGACCGAGCGCAACAACCGCCAGC